A genomic segment from Aspergillus puulaauensis MK2 DNA, chromosome 1, nearly complete sequence encodes:
- the NHP2 gene encoding snoRNA-binding protein (COG:J;~EggNog:ENOG410PQ50;~InterPro:IPR004038,IPR029064,IPR004037;~PFAM:PF01248;~antiSMASH:Cluster_1.8;~go_component: GO:1990904 - ribonucleoprotein complex [Evidence IEA];~go_process: GO:0042254 - ribosome biogenesis [Evidence IEA]), with product MAKDKSEKKDKLEKKEKRSEKDGVHKSKKDKKEKKDKTALADAVLKGIESESPSTAPANGVVSTDDVEARPVGALVPFAKPLLEEKAAKKALKSVKKAAVNKCLKRGVKEVVKALRKSPIPAPNETISIPNGVVILAADISPMDVISHIPVLCEDHGIPYVFVTSRAELGNAAATKRPTSVTMVVPKSAAKGKKKDADEDDEDFSKVFEELAKLAQKELTQVNL from the exons ATGGCAAAGGACAAGtctgagaagaaggacaagctcgagaagaaggagaagagatcGGAGAAGGACGGCGTTcacaagagcaagaaggacaagaaggaaaagaaggacaagacTGCTCTTGCTGATGCAGTATTGAAGGGAATTGAGTCGGAGTCTCCCTCCACGGCTCCCGCCAACGGCGTTGTTTCCACGGACGATGTTGAAGCTCGTCCCGTCGGTGCTCTCGTGCCTTTCGCGAAGCCGTTATTAGAAGAGAAGGCGGCCAAGAAGGCCCTCAAGAGTGTGAAGAAGG CCGCCGTCAACAAATGTCTCAAACGAGGTGTCAAGGAAGTTGTCAAGGCGCTTAGAAAGTCGCCTATTCCCGCACCCAACGAAACTATCTCTATTCCTAACGGAGTCGTAATCCTTGCCGCAGACATCTCACCAATGGACGTCATCTCGCACATCCCCGTTCTCTGCGAGGACCATGGAATCCCATACGTCTTCGTCACATCCCGAGCGGAACTCGGTAACGCTGCTGCGACGAAGCGCCCCACAAGTGTCACGATGGTTGTGCCCAAGTCCGCGGcaaagggcaagaagaaggatgccgatgaggacgatgaggattTCAGCAAGGTGTTCGAGGAACTGGCCAAGCTCGCCCAGAAGGAGCTCACGCAGGTGAACCTATAA
- a CDS encoding uncharacterized protein (antiSMASH:Cluster_1.8): MNSLHAHTQRTGTWIMVDWPWRSCKWQDAPEMAEPKSLKSADSGAGRVEDWMYTYFPDQPCQTSGSNAGVVQGLIFSLSSRLRRHVLVEFGQRGPFSTGFS; encoded by the exons ATGAACTCACTGCACGCTCATACCCAGAGGACTGGGACCTGGATAATGGTAGACTGGCCGTGGAGAAGTTGCAAGTGGCAAGATGCCCCGGAAATGGCAGAACCAAAGAGCTTGAA AAGTGCCGACAGCGGCGCTGGAAGAGTCGAGGACTGGATGTACACGTATTTCCCCGATCAGCCGTGCCAGACAAGCGGCAGCAATGCAGGTGTTGTTCAAGGATTAATCTTTTCCCTGTCTTCTCGTCTACGACGCCATGTGCTGGTTGAGTTCGGGCAGCGAGGACCTTTCTCGACTGGCTTCTCATGA
- the tktA gene encoding transketolase tktA (COG:G;~EggNog:ENOG410PGGV;~InterPro:IPR020826,IPR029061,IPR005478,IPR033248, IPR033247,IPR009014,IPR005474,IPR005475;~PFAM:PF02779,PF02780,PF00456;~go_function: GO:0003824 - catalytic activity [Evidence IEA];~go_function: GO:0004802 - transketolase activity [Evidence IEA]), which produces MGYTDLDQLAINTIRLLAVDATAKANSGHPGAPMGMAPVSHVLFNKFMKFNPKNPDWANRDRFVLSNGHGCMLQYALLHLFGYAVSLDDIKAFRQLDSITPGHPEAHDTPGIEVTTGPLGQGFANAVGLAIAQAHSGGVFNKPGYNLFDNYTYVYFGDGCAMEGIASEAASTAGHLKLGNLIGIYDDNHISIDGDTKCAFTEDVSKRFEAYGWHVVWVKDGDRDLEGIEAAIKEAQSVKDKPTMIRLTTTIGFGSKLQGTGGVHGNPLKADDIEGVKQLFGFDPSQSFVVPQKVYDLYHKHADEGAAQEQEWNQLLQKYASEFPQEHSDLTRRLSGKLPEGWEKSLPVYKPSDPAIASRKLSEAVLEKIYSVIPELLSGSADLTGSNNTRWKAAVDFQPPEYGIGEWSGRYLRYGVREHAMAAIMNGLAAYGTVIPASGTFLNFVSYAAGAVRLSALSRVRVIHVATHDSIGLGEDGPTHQPIETLAHFRALPNCMVWRPADGNETSAAYYSALTAKHTPSILALTRQNLPQLEHSSIEAALKGAYPVLEAPNATVTIISTGSEVSICLDAATYLQKNHGVVARVVSVPCFEVFDAQDKEYKLKVLPDGIPVLSVEVCSTMGWERYSHEQFGLNRFGASGPYKEVYAKFEFTPEGVSKRALATIDFYKGVPVRSPINRAFQQIL; this is translated from the exons ATGGGTTACACCGATCTAGACCAATTggccatcaacaccatccgtCTTCTCGCG GTCGATGCCACCGCTAAGGCGAACTCCGGCCACCCCGGTGCCCCAATGGGCATGGCCCCCGTGTCCCACGTTCTCTTCAACAAGTTCATGAAGTTCAACCCCAAGAACCCCGACTGGGCCAACCGTGATCGCTTTGTCCTCTC TAACGGCCACGGCTGCATGCTCCAATATGCTCTCCTTCACCTTTTCGGATACGCTGTGTCCTTGGATGACATCAAGGCTTTCCGT CAACTCGACAGCATCACTCCCGGTCACCCCGAGGCTCACGACACCCCCGGCATTGAGGTGACCACTGGTCCCCTCGGTCAGGGTTTCGCCAACGCTGTTGGTCTGGCCATTGCCCAGGCTCACAGCGGTGGTGTGTTCAACAAGCCCGGCTACAACCTCTTCGACAACTACACATATGTCTACTTCGGTGATGGCTGTGCTATGGAGGGTATTGCCAGCGAGGCCGCCTCCACGGCTGGTCACTTGAAGCTCGGTAACCTGATTGGTATCTACGATGACAACCACATTTCCATTG ATGGTGACACCAAGTGCGCTTTCACTGAGGACGTCAGTAAGCGCTTTGAGGCCTACGGCTGGCACGTCGTTTGGGTCAAGGACGGTGACCGAGACCTTGAGGGCATCGAGGCTGCCATCAAGGAGGCCCAGTCCGTCAAGGACAAGCCCACTATGATCCGCCTGACCACCACCATTGGTTTCGGCTCCAAGCTTCAGGGCACTGGTGGTGTCCACGGTAACCCCCTCAAGGCCGACGACATTGAGGGCGTTAAGCAGCTCTTCGGTTTCGACCCTTCCCAGAGCTTTGTTGTTCCCCAGAAGGTCTATGACCTCTACCACAAGCACGCTGATGAGGGTGCTGCTCAGGAGCAGGAGTGGaaccagctcctccaaaAGTATGCCAGTGAATTCCCCCAGGAGCACTCTGACCTCACCCGCCGTCTCTCCGGCAAGCTTCCTGAGGGCTGGGAGAAGTCCCTCCCCGTCTACAAGCCTTCCGACCCCGCCATTGCCTCTCGTAAGCTCTCCGAGGCTGTCCTCGAGAAGATCTACTCGGTCATCCCCGAGCTTCTGTCTGGCTCCGCCGATCTGACTGGCTCCAACAACACCCGCTGGAAGGCTGCTGTTGACTTCCAGCCTCCTGAGTATGGAATTGGTGAATGGTCTGGCCGTTATCTCCGCTACGGTGTCCGTGAGCACGCCATGGCTGCTATCATGAACGGTCTCGCTGCCTATGGTACCGTCATCCCTGCTTCTGGTACCTTCTTGAACTTCGTCTCTTACGCTGCCGGTGCCGTCCGTCTCTCTGCCCTCTCTCGCGTTCGTGTCATTCACGTCGCTACCCACGACTCCATCGGTCTGGGTGAGGATGGCCCTACCCACCAGCCTATTGAGACCCTGGCTCACTTCCGTGCTCTCCCCAACTGCATGGTCTGGCGCCCTGCAGATGGTAACGAGACCAGTGCTGCTTACTACTCTGCCCTGACTGCTAAGCACACACCCTCCATCTTGGCTCTCACTCGCCAGAACCTGCCCCAGCTCGAGCACTCCAGCATTGAGGCTGCTCTTAAGGGTGCTTACCCCGTTCTTGAGGCTCCTAACGCCACTGTCACCATCATCTCCACTGGTTCCGAAGTCAGCATCTGTCTCGACGCTGCTACTTACCTGCAGAAGAACCACGGCGTTGTTGCTCGCGTTGTCTCCGTGCCCTGCTTCGAGGTCTTCGATGCTCAGGACAAGGAGTACAAGCTCAAGGTTCTCCCCGACGGTATCCCCGTCCTCTCCGTCGAGGTTTGCTCTACCATGGGCTGGGAGCGCTACTCTCACGAGCAGTTCGGCCTGAACCGCTTCGGTGCCTCTGGACCTTACAAGGAGGTCTACGCT AAATTCGAGTTCACTCCTGAGGGCGTCAGCAAGCGCGCTCTTGCCACCATTGACTTCTACAAGGGTGTCCCCGTCCGGTCGCCCATCAACCGTGCCTTCCAGCAGATTCTGTAG
- a CDS encoding SET domain-containing protein (COG:S;~EggNog:ENOG410QE4S;~InterPro:IPR001214;~PFAM:PF00856;~antiSMASH:Cluster_1.8;~go_function: GO:0005515 - protein binding [Evidence IEA]): protein MKRESLPIEALIPFARLYNISLRGVTFRKLRAEDGTDKGGAVVATEDKPFESNESSDHDVLVKVPSDLILSLEMVQERCKYDQHLREVMEAVGDFAKTARGAVLLFLLIQISHSSPDLAGEKQRIGASSAWTEYVKFLPSLLPLPTFWTMEELELLRGTSVRMAYEAKVLSLEKEFDHLRDSTENIEWCRDLWWDNDTVTAEDWKYLDAAFRSRMVDLPGYGHAMVPCIDMANHAAESTVNALYEQDDDGNAILQLRSGKELRSDEEVTISYGQDKAASEMVFSYGFLDSERDDAKQIFLDLDIPDDDPLRMAKMAFCKELPGLRILSKPPVLGEAETDWESPIVWWACVNEEDGLDFAVLQNNDGSKELTMTWKAQEVKTPDHLQDLLAADPAWDIFQLRAVVLVLERIETQFFMLQTTERMVSDIRQSEDMLSIFRPDVFNTVTKLRELEGKLLVSAIKDLEKKRDALMASESVSTYLAQQQPPAETEDDFS from the exons ATGAAGCGAGAGTCATTACCCATAGAAGCTCTAATACCCTTCGCCCGGCTCTACAACATCTCTCTTCGTGGGGTTACTTTCCGGAAGTTAAGAGCGGAAGATGGTACAGACAAGGGCGGCGCGGTTGTTGCAACGGAGGACAAGCCCTTTGAGAGCAACGAATCATCAGACCATGATGTCCTTGTCAAAGTACCATCTGATCTGATTCTTTCGCTCGAGATGGTTCAAGAGCGGTGCAAATATGATCAACATCTTCGTGAGGTGATGGAAGCTGTTGGGGATTTCGCCAAA ACAGCTAGAGGTGCGGTATTACTCTTCTTACTAATCCAAATTTCGCATTCATCTCCAGACCTCGCCGGGGAGAAACAAAGGATCGGTGCGTCTAGCGCTTGGACAGAATACGTAAAGTTTCTACCTTCGTTGTTACCGCTGCCAACATTCTGGACGATGGAGGAACTAGAACTGTTGCGTGGGACGTCCGTGAGGATGGCCTACGAAGCAAAGGTCCTCTCCCTGGAGAAAGAATTTGACCACCTTCGCGATAGCACAGAGAACATCGAATGGTGTCGAGATCTCTGGTGGGACAATGATACTGTCACAGCTGAAGATTGGAAATACCTCGACGCGGCCTTTCGGTCACGTATGGTAGACCTGCCCGGATATGGACATGCAATGGTTCCATGCATTGATATGGCCAACCATGCGGCGGAATCTACAGTAAATGCGCTGTATGAACAGGACGATGATGGAAATGCTATACTCCAGCTACGCTCGGGGAAGGAGTTGCGCTCGGACGAGGAGGTCACTATCTC GTATGGCCAGGATAAAGCGGCATCCGAGATGGTTTTCTCATATGGTTTCCTGGACTCGGAGAGAGATGATGCGAAACAAATATTCTTGGACTTGGATATTCCCGATGACGATCCGTTAAGAATGGCTAAAATGGCCTTTTGCAAGGAGTTGCCGGGACTGCGTATACTTTCGAAGCCCCCGGTTTTGGGGGAGGCCGAGACAGATTGGGAGAGTCCGATAGTGTGGTGGGCCTGCGTTAATGAAGAAGACGGGCTCGATTTTGCTGTGTTGCAGAATAACGACGGTTCGAAAGAACTGACGATGACATGGAAGGCTCAGGAGGTGAAAACTCCTGATCATCTTCAGGATCTTCTAGCTGCCGACCCGGCATGGGATATCTTCCAACTCCGTGCGGTCGTACTCGTCCTCGAACGGATAGAAACCCAGTTCTTCATGCTGCAGACAACAGAGCGGATGGTTTCAGATATCCGACAAAGCGAGGACATGCTTTCTATTTTCCGACCGGATGTGTTCAATACTGTCACCAAATTACGTGAATTGGAGGGGAAGTTACTGGTGTCAGCAATCAAAGATTTGGAGAAAAAG AGAGATGCTTTAATGGCGAGCGAATCGGTTAGCACATATCTtgctcaacaacaaccacctgcGGAAACTGAAGACGACTTTTCATAA
- a CDS encoding uncharacterized protein (COG:S;~EggNog:ENOG410PTME;~antiSMASH:Cluster_1.8): MSESNVKSKIENTKANLPLPEQPPTASDWNSADQRAVNVGSGGIEGPISGDQDSALRGPATASSSAREDGSETHRLTEPTEHVGRGDFPKDARAR, from the exons ATGTCCGAGAGCAACGTGAAG TCAAAGATTGAGAACACCAAGGCCAACCTGCCTCTGCCAGAACAGCCTCCAACCGCTAGTGATTGGAACTCTGCCGATCAGCGCGCTGTCAACGTCGGCTCCGGAGGCATCGAGGGCCCGATCTCTGGCGACCAGGACAGTGCCCTAAGAGGCCCTGCCACAGCATCAAGCAGTGCCCGCGAAGATGGATCAGAGACGCACCGACTAACAGAGCCAACAGAGCATGTTGGGCGAGGGGACTTCCCCAAGGATGCTCGTGCCCGGTAA
- the facB gene encoding C6 transcription factor FacB/Cat8 (COG:K;~EggNog:ENOG410PFI7;~InterPro:IPR036864,IPR007219,IPR001138;~PFAM:PF00172,PF04082;~go_function: GO:0000981 - DNA-binding transcription factor activity, RNA polymerase II-specific [Evidence IEA];~go_function: GO:0003677 - DNA binding [Evidence IEA];~go_function: GO:0008270 - zinc ion binding [Evidence IEA];~go_process: GO:0006351 - transcription, DNA-templated [Evidence IEA];~go_process: GO:0006355 - regulation of transcription, DNA-templated [Evidence IEA]), which yields MPGILPMKVIKVGNNTQSRIAQACDRCRSKKIRCDGVRPCCTQCANVGFECKTSDKLSRRAFPRGYTESLEERVRALETEVKDLKDLLDEKDEKIDVLSRIHSFTSPSQQKAASSASPPSQLARSTAPASNDDAVHVPESVPSSDSNEVENSGVSNTRGFTDVFTTKLAEQGRLATETSTKALTASPAPIFNSRCDQSLKTAPRLVSDQLINIFFQEWAPLYPVVHRPTILKAYEQYLSNSETFQGNKHEVAQLNLIFAVAALSATSRTNQDPTLFEENWSPVLESLSGDVSISTLQCYVLAQMYCLTKGDYSTVLRYRSFAVGLCHQLKLQKSQKRFSSNALLAETRKKVFWCQYVLDRLCATLTGLSVLLREEHIQTEYPEDIDDENVTEAGFLPTLPGESTRISSALALFSASRVLNSTLDSIYPSDGGYEIPLSKMRSTSEQLEEWVKGLPAHLRLEFSQDKPSTNVISSRSPLLSLVYYFIRSLIHRPAVCFGEDHIRSSSALALADSGKHIVQVLELLDERRLSLSVSINRRELISASGIGLLWQNIGLKRDSKLVKESQKVLTTVIDQLEAESSAAAAEFSAMATVLVSLDNKRSSAMQSQSMSPPMQKPLKSPKKQLEAWKARLTGNPSPNNNSQQKSGSVSRRNTISGSSPGFVERQLRSPSWASLPTDNIQQQTPMGKDLYNSALGYDTNPPMSCSVVPTDAPTGNMSMSDWEFVVSDMDQGFSNIFTGIYGGKECGEDPGPFASLTAEYMHKQGQGMAPLSTSSGEMQGLSPEAWSATSSSDLPHPQELATRSVYSDESLGSRDDTLLPNLPFALEERNGSILDPLQGVVIPPGDNEIDEFGLVNGWDRRLAV from the exons ATGCCAGGAATTCTTCCTATGAAAGTTATTAAAGTCGGCAATAACACGCAAAGCCGTATCGCCCAAGCGTGTGACCGATGTCGAAGCAAAAAGATCCGTTGCGACGGTGTCCGCCCATGCTGTACTCAGTGCGCCAATGTCGGCTTCGAGTGCAAAACCAGCGATAAACTTAGCCGACGAGCTTTTCCTCGTGGATACACCGAGTCGCTGGAAGAGCGGGTGCGGGCTTTAGAAACTGAAGTTAAGGATCTCAAGGATctgttggatgagaaggatgagaagattGATGTGCTCTCTCGGATACACTCCTTTACTTCGCCTTCGCAGCAGAAAGCTgcttcctctgcttctccacCGTCTCAGTTGGCTAGATCGACAGCCCCCGCCTCTAACGATGACGCTGTTCACGTTCCAGAGTCAGTGCCGTCGAGTGATTCAAATGAGGTTGAGAATTCTGGAGTATCGAACACCCGTGGATTCACTG ATGTTTTCACCACCAAGTTAGCCGAGCAAGGCCGGTTAGCAACCGAAACTTCCACGAAGGCTTTGACTGCGTCTCCAGCACCCATTTTCAATTCTCGTTGCGACCAGTCTCTGAAAACGGCCCCTCGTCTTGTATCAGATCAACTTATCAATATCTTCTTCCAAGAATGGGCTCCGCTTTATCCAGTTGTCCACCGGCCTACCATTCTCAAGGCATACGAGCAATACCTTTCCAACTCGGAGACATTCCAGGGAAATAAACACGAGGTTGCCCAGCTGAATTTGATCTTTGCCGTTGCCGCTCTTTCCGCTACT TCGAGAACAAACCAAGATCCCACCCTATTTGAGGAGAATTGGTCGCCGGTCCTTGAGTCACTATCTGGCGATGTTTCCATTTCGACATTACAGTGCTATGTGCTTGCTCAAATGTACTGCTTAACAAAGGGCGACTACTCGACTGTCTTGCGTTATCGTAGTTTCGCTGTTGGTCTTTGTCACCAGTTGAAACTCCAAAAAAGTCAGAAGCGCTTTTCGTCCAACGCTCTTCTTGCTGAAACTAGGAAGAAAGTATTTTGGTGCCAATATGTTTTGGATCG CCTTTGCGCGACTCTAACTGGCCTCTCTGTCCTTCTTCGCGAGGAACACATCCAAACCGAATACCCCGAAGATATTGACGATGAGAACGTGACGGAAGCCGGGTTTCTACCCACTTTACCAGGGGAGTCGACGCGTATCTCTAGTGCCCTCGCCCTGTTCTCTGCCTCTCGAGTCTTAAATAGCACGTTGGACTCTATTTACCCGTCGGATGGCGGCTACGAAATTCCGCTGTCGAAGATGCGCTCAACTTCAGAACAACTGGAGGAATGGGTAAAGGGTCTTCCTGCCCATCTCCGTTTGGAGTTTTCGCAAGACAAGCCCAGCACCAACGTCATTAGCAGCCGATCACCACTGTTG TCTTTGGTATATTACTTCATTCGCTCTCTCATTCACCGCCCTGCTGTCTGTTTCGGTGAGGATCATATTCGCTCCTCGTCCGCACTTGCGCTTGCGGATTCCGGCAAGCACATCGTTCAGGTCCTGGAGCTACTTGACGAGCGGCGACTCAGTCTCTCCGTGAGCATTAACCGAAGAGAACTCATCAGCGCTTCAGGTATCGGGCTTCTGTGGCAAAACATTGGCTTGAAGCGGGACAGCAAACTTGTTAAAGAAAGTCAGAAGGTGCTCACCACGGTCATCGATCAACTTGAGGCCGAGTCTTCTGCGGCTGCCGCCGAATTTAGCGCTATGGCCACTGTCTTGGTTTCACTAGACAACAAACGCTCATCGGCCATGCAATCGCAGTCGATGAGTCCTCCGATGCAGAAACCACTGAAATCCCCGAAGAAACAGCTTGAGGCATGGAAAGCACGTTTGACGGGGAACCCAAGCCCGAACAACAACTCTCAGCAGAAGTCGGGGTCTGTATCTCGCAGAAACACTATCTCCGGTTCTAGTCCTGGATTTGTCGAGCGTCAACTACGATCCCCCAGCTGGGCAAGCCTCCCAACGGATAACATTCAACAACAAACTCCAATGGGCAAGGACTTATATAATTCTGCGCTGGGTTATGACACCAATCCTCCCATGTCCTGCTCCGTCGTCCCTACAGATGCACCAACGGGAAATATGTCGATGTCGGATTGGGAATTTGTGGTGAGCGACATGGACCAGGGGTTCTCTAACATCTTTACCGGAATCTACGGTGGCAAGGAATGCGGAGAAGACCCTGGCCCATTCGCATCTCTGACTGCTGAATACATGCACAAGCAGGGCCAGGGCATGGCGCCGTTGTCAACATCCAGCGGTGAAATGCAAGGTCTGTCGCCTGAAGCATGGTCTGCCACCAGCAGTAGCGATTTGCCGCACCCTCAAGAGCTCGCAACCCGGAGCGTATATTCCGACGAAAGCCTAGGGAGCAGAGACGATACTTTGCTTCCGAACCTGCCATTCGCTCTGGAAGAACGAAATGGTAGCATCCTGGATCCATTGCAGGGCGTCGTTATTCCTCCCGGTGATAATGAAATTGATGAATTCGGCCTAGTCAACGGCTGGGATCGACGGCTGGCCGTCTAA
- a CDS encoding Ygr210 GTPase family protein (COG:J;~EggNog:ENOG410PFRY;~InterPro:IPR012675,IPR027417,IPR006073,IPR031167, IPR013646;~PFAM:PF08438,PF01926;~antiSMASH:Cluster_1.8;~go_function: GO:0005525 - GTP binding [Evidence IEA]), translated as MPRDPLVGLVGKPSSGKSTTLNSLTDASSKVGNFPFTTIDPQRAIGYLQIDCACQRFGVSDKCKPNYGGCLEGKRSVPIELLDVAGLVPGAHQGRGLGNKFLDDLRQADALIHVVDVSGTTDAEGKATRGYDPSQDIEWLRSEIVRWVLGNLMQKWGSIKRRHTSIKATAVETLQIQFSGYGSTPQTVARCLDRLALKEPLEAWSDETVEKVVQTFIDEKFPTVFALNKIDHPDADKNISKIAKMQDPRSIVLCSAISEVFLRRLANQNYIKYLEGSEFVDTREDLIADGDPDGGGLREMDEKLQTRVENLKDMVLYRFGSTGVVQCLSRAAEILGLVPVFPVRNLHTFSSGAGTAAFRDCVLVKKNSTVGDVARKVMGDVPINYIEGVGGVRVSEDEIVAVGKHDVLSFKPGR; from the exons ATGCCTAGGGATCCACTGGTTGGTCTGGTTGGGAAG CCATCTAGTGGAAAGTCAACAACATTGAATAGCTTGACGGATGCTTCCTCGAAAGTCG GAAACTTCCC ATTCACTACTATTGATCCGCAGCGCGCAATTGGCTATCTCCAAATCGACTGTGCCTGTCAGCGATTCGGCGTCTCAGATAAATGCAAACCCAACTATGGTGGCTGCTTGGAAGGGAAACGCTCCGTTCCTATTGAGCTTCTAGACGTTGCTGGTCTAGTCCCGGGGGCACACCAAGGTCGTGGTTTGGGAAATAAGTTCTTGGATGACCTGCGTCAAGCAGATGCCTTGATCCACGTCGTGGATGTTAGTGGAACGACGGATGCAGAAG GGAAGGCTACACGCGGTTATGATCCGTCACAAGATATCGAATGGCTGAGGTCAGAAATCGTACGGTGGGTGTTGGGAAATTTGATGCAAAAATG GGGCTCTATTAAGCGAAGACACACATCGATCA AGGCAACTGCTGTGGAGACGTTACAAATTCAATTCTCAGGGTACGGAAGCACGCCGCAAACCGTTGCACGATGTCTGGACCGCTTAGCATTGAAAGAACCACTCGAAGCTTGGTCAGATGAAACTGTAGAAAAAGTCGTACAAACCTTCATCGATGAGAAGTTTCCCACTGTGTTTGCTCTCAATAAGATCGACCACCCTGATGCGGATAAG AATATCAGCAAGATCGCGAAGATGCAGGATCCGCGGAGCATTGTCCTCTGTTCTGCCATATCCGAGGTTTTCCTTCGAAGACTTGCCAATCAAAACTATATCAAATATCTAGAAGGAAGCGAATTCGTAGATACAAGAGAGGACCTTATTGCGGATGGGGACCCGGATGGAGGAGGTCTCAGGGAAATGGACGAGAAGTTGCAAAC CCGCGTGGAAAACTTAAAGGACATGGTCCTCTATCGCTTTGGCTCAACTGGTGTCGTCCAATGTCTTTCACGGGCTGCTGAGATCCTTGGACTGGTACCGGTTTTCCCTGTGCGGAATCTACATACTTTCTCATCTGGGGCTGGCACTGCTGCATTCCGGGATTGCGTCCTGGTTAAAAA AAATAGCACAGTTGGTGACGTTGCACGTAAAGTTATGGGTGATGTGcctataaattatatagaaggCGTTGGAGGCGTCCGGGTgtcggaggatgagatcgTAGCAGTCGGGAAACACGAT GTACTCTCATTTAAACCTGGACGGTAG
- a CDS encoding uncharacterized protein (COG:S;~EggNog:ENOG410PQM1;~antiSMASH:Cluster_1.8), with translation MDLQGNPIPSGQRGVKVTNDPRSDRPINEPSGPVLKDSLAAESVSGGGAFNENRGAAPLGATSQNTTTNTTDTSAATKLPSASDARDRAEPYGQQKYPEALGGQGDYPGAHGSGYVGGPTAAKKDLGINKNEYPASEKLGKSQSQSKTQAPASGSGYSTRSATAAKKQQDYSSAAAGQGSEFPDDPKYNASFNSEIGSDQDPGRLAEQKFQRREAETVAAAAAPAQKNTGDQNWYQALSNDQRA, from the coding sequence ATGGATCTCCAAGGAAACCCTATCCCTTCTGGCCAGAGAGGCGTCAAGGTCACCAACGACCCCAGGTCCGACCGCCCCATCAACGAGCCCTCCGGACCTGTTCTTAAGGACTCTCTTGCCGCCGAGTCCGtgagcggcggcggcgcatTCAACGAGAATCGCGGCGCCGCACCCTTAGGTGCAACCAGccaaaacaccacaacaaacACAACCGACACATCCGCAGCCACAAAGCTTCCCTCAGCAAGCGACGCCCGAGACCGTGCTGAACCTTACGGCCAGCAGAAATACCCCGAAGCCCTCGGAGGCCAGGGGGACTACCCTGGCGCCCACGGATCCGGATACGTTGGTGGACCAACGGCCGCAAAGAAGGACCTAGGAATCAACAAGAACGAGTACCCGGCTTCTGAGAAGCTCGGCAAGTCCCAATCCCAGTCTAAGACACAGGCTCCCGCTAGCGGAAGTGGATATTCGACTCGAAGCGCGACTGCtgcgaagaagcagcaggacTACTCATCTGCCGCTGCTGGTCAGGGTAGTGAATTCCCCGACGACCCGAAGTACAACGCTAGCTTCAACTCTGAGATCGGTTCTGATCAGGACCCAGGCCGCTTGGCCGAGCAGAAGTTCCAGCGACGGGAGGCTGAgactgttgctgctgctgctgcgccggcTCAGAAGAATACCGGTGATCAGAATTGGTACCAGGCTTTGAGTAATGACCAGCGTGCCTGA
- a CDS encoding uncharacterized protein (COG:S;~EggNog:ENOG410PZ7C;~antiSMASH:Cluster_1.8), which produces MQARPNSGVTKDWEGSSGKNHTTHRVEKENDKTDPQTIGASRTMKDREQNFGSESSGQSGAATETGGRKNAKKAKKDHPKAPEPVIGMNDERAGKGV; this is translated from the exons ATGCAGGCCCGCCCCAACAGCGGTGTAACGAAAGACTGGGAAGGTTCTTCAGGGAAAAACCATACAACTCATCGGGTGGAGAAGGAAAACGACAAGACAGACCCGCAAACGATAGGGGCCAGTCGGACAATGAAGGATAGAGAGCAGAATTTTGGGTCAGAGAGCAGCGGCCAGTCTGGCGCAGCAACAGAGACCGGGGGACGGAagaatgcgaagaaggccaagaaggaccATCCCAAGGCGCCTGAGCCTGTTATTGGGATGAATGATGAGAGAGCAGGA AAGGGGGTGTGA